The following are from one region of the Pseudazoarcus pumilus genome:
- a CDS encoding peroxiredoxin gives MATTFGSLPADLPVPEDDGAADHLTGMSTPDIDLPATDGSTVNLARLPGRHVLYIYPMTGRPGRALPDGWNEIPGARGCTPQSCSFRDHYTELQALNTGVFGLSTQSTDYQQEARERLHLPFQLLSDEGLKLKSVLGLPTFEVDGAELYKRLTLVIDERKIVKVFYPVFPPDRSAEETVGWLHELVLRG, from the coding sequence ATGGCCACGACCTTCGGCAGTCTCCCCGCCGATCTGCCCGTTCCCGAAGACGACGGCGCGGCTGACCACCTCACCGGCATGTCCACGCCGGACATCGATCTGCCCGCCACAGACGGCAGTACTGTAAATCTCGCCCGTCTGCCCGGCCGCCACGTCCTCTACATCTACCCCATGACCGGCCGCCCCGGCAGGGCACTTCCCGACGGCTGGAACGAAATCCCCGGCGCCCGCGGTTGCACCCCCCAATCCTGCAGCTTCCGCGACCACTACACCGAACTCCAGGCGCTCAACACCGGCGTATTCGGCCTCAGCACGCAATCCACGGACTACCAGCAAGAAGCCCGCGAGCGGCTGCATCTGCCGTTTCAGTTGCTGTCGGATGAAGGCTTGAAGCTGAAGTCGGTGTTGGGGTTGCCGACGTTCGAAGTGGATGGAGCGGAGCTCTACAAGCGGCTGACGCTGGTAATCGACGAGAGAAAGATCGTGAAGGTGTTTTATCCGGTGTTTCCGCCGGATCGGAGTGCTGAGGAGACGGTCGGGTGGTTGCATGAATTGGTACTGCGGGGGTGA
- a CDS encoding zinc ribbon-containing protein, with the protein MSSTGEKPGRGRYVCVKCGQVVILDDHTDTLPPCPRCNGTQYRP; encoded by the coding sequence ATGTCGTCAACTGGAGAGAAGCCGGGCAGAGGAAGATACGTCTGTGTCAAATGCGGCCAGGTAGTCATCCTAGATGATCACACTGACACGCTTCCCCCGTGCCCTCGCTGCAATGGGACACAATACCGCCCTTAA
- a CDS encoding IS30 family transposase, with amino-acid sequence MQRNYTHLSAEERGLIMAERLRGSSGAHIARILGRCRSTISRELSRNRVPDGDYRATIAGAAYRRRRQACVRPLKLVEGAALYAFVRHKLLDRYWSPQQIAARLRQMHPDDPTRQVSHETIYATIYAHPKGALRQDMIAALRQSKPARGRPRRSAARPGGLPIAEALRIHNRPEEIESRQLPGHWEGDFIKGAFNRSAVGTLVERKSRFVVLCKMDGCSAEAALEGFTRQMKKVPAFLRESLTYDRGSEMARHEELARRLKLDIWFADPYSPWQRGSNENTNGLLRQFLPKGADLSQVSQIQLNAIARLMNGRPRQTLEWKTPEEVMAQDIAQFRNRVALDS; translated from the coding sequence ATGCAGAGAAACTACACACACTTGTCGGCTGAGGAGCGCGGTTTGATCATGGCGGAGCGATTGCGCGGCAGTTCGGGAGCGCACATTGCGCGAATTCTGGGGCGCTGCCGTTCGACGATCTCGCGCGAGTTGAGCCGCAACCGGGTACCGGATGGCGACTACCGAGCCACCATCGCCGGAGCCGCGTACCGGCGCCGTCGCCAAGCCTGCGTGCGGCCATTGAAACTGGTGGAAGGTGCGGCGCTGTACGCTTTTGTGCGCCACAAGCTGCTCGACCGCTACTGGTCGCCGCAACAGATCGCTGCCAGACTGCGCCAGATGCATCCCGACGACCCCACCCGGCAGGTCAGCCACGAGACGATTTACGCGACCATCTATGCGCATCCGAAAGGGGCTTTGCGCCAGGACATGATCGCCGCGCTGCGCCAATCCAAGCCCGCGCGCGGGCGCCCGCGCAGGAGTGCGGCCCGTCCCGGCGGATTGCCCATTGCCGAGGCGCTGCGCATCCACAACCGCCCCGAGGAAATCGAATCGCGCCAGTTGCCAGGGCACTGGGAAGGAGATTTCATCAAGGGGGCGTTCAACCGCTCGGCCGTGGGTACGCTGGTCGAGCGCAAGAGCCGCTTCGTGGTGCTGTGCAAGATGGACGGTTGCAGCGCCGAGGCGGCGCTGGAGGGTTTCACGCGGCAGATGAAAAAGGTGCCGGCCTTCCTGCGCGAGAGCCTGACCTACGACCGGGGCAGCGAGATGGCGCGTCATGAGGAGTTGGCCCGGCGACTGAAGCTGGACATCTGGTTTGCCGATCCGTACAGCCCCTGGCAGCGCGGCAGCAACGAGAACACCAACGGCCTGCTGCGCCAGTTCCTGCCCAAGGGCGCGGACCTTTCACAAGTCAGCCAGATACAGCTCAACGCCATCGCCCGGCTGATGAACGGACGACCCAGACAGACGCTGGAATGGAAAACACCGGAAGAAGTCATGGCCCAGGACATCGCTCAATTTCGCAACCGTGTTGCACTTGATTCTTGA
- a CDS encoding HepT-like ribonuclease domain-containing protein, with protein MSEARAWRFYAEDMLRFANAVLDYTQGMDQRAFVGNRLVYDASLRNLELVGEAATHIPSQIREAHPSIPWRMVVATRNRLIHGYLGIDDDTLWSIIRDDLPSLVENLNSVLGRDVT; from the coding sequence ATGTCTGAAGCGCGGGCCTGGCGTTTCTACGCCGAGGACATGCTTCGGTTCGCGAATGCCGTGCTCGACTACACCCAGGGTATGGATCAGAGAGCGTTCGTGGGTAATCGCTTGGTGTACGACGCATCGCTGCGCAATCTCGAACTGGTCGGAGAAGCCGCCACGCACATCCCGTCTCAAATCCGCGAAGCCCACCCGTCGATTCCATGGCGCATGGTCGTTGCCACGCGAAATCGATTGATTCACGGTTATCTCGGGATTGACGACGACACCTTGTGGAGCATCATCCGCGACGACCTACCGTCCTTGGTCGAGAACTTGAATTCTGTTCTTGGTCGGGATGTGACCTGA
- a CDS encoding nucleotidyltransferase family protein, with amino-acid sequence MNRQHILDLLERSKPELQSRFGVQRLALFGSAARDEATENSDVDVLVAFDGPATSQRYFGVQFYLEDLLGHPVDLVTEKALRPELRAFVERDQINV; translated from the coding sequence ATGAACAGGCAGCACATCCTCGACCTGCTGGAGCGCTCGAAGCCCGAACTGCAAAGCCGCTTCGGCGTGCAGCGCCTCGCCTTGTTCGGCTCCGCTGCCCGCGACGAGGCCACCGAAAACAGCGACGTGGACGTGCTCGTCGCCTTCGACGGCCCCGCAACGTCCCAGCGCTACTTCGGCGTGCAGTTCTACCTCGAAGACCTGCTTGGTCATCCCGTCGATCTGGTTACCGAAAAGGCTCTGCGGCCAGAGTTGCGCGCCTTCGTCGAGCGGGATCAGATCAATGTCTGA
- a CDS encoding OsmC domain/YcaO domain-containing protein: protein MEIKVNFLDKLRLEAKFDDFTVIADQPIRYKGDGSAPGPFDYFLASSALCAAYFVKLYCDARDIPTENIRLSQNNIVDPENRYKQTIKIQVELPADISAKDRTGILRSIDRCTVKRAVQVGPDFVIEEVESLDADAQALLTLQPDADARTYIAGKDLPLEQTIANMSGVLADLGMKIEIASWRNIVPNVWSLHVRDAHSPMCYTNGKGSTKESALASALGEFIERLACNHFYNDQYWGEDIANAAFVHYPEERWFAPGPDDALRDCLTEGLLDEHCLAIFDPDGELRGSHLVDTNSGNVERGICALPYVRQSDGEVVYFPTNLIDNLYLSNGMSAGNTLAEAQVQCLSEIFERAVKREILEGEIALPDVPPEVLAKYPGIQAGIDALEKQGFPVLVKDASLGGQYPVMCVTLMNPRTGGVFASFGAHPSLEVALERSLTELLQGRSFEGLNDLPRPTFESNAVTEPNNFVEHFIDSSGVVSWRFFSARADYAFVEWDFSGQGENSNTEEAATLFGILEALGTEVYVAVYDTLGATACRILVPGYSEVYPVEDLSWDNTNKALLFREDILNLHRLSDAALEALLERLEEAELDDYTDIITLIGIDFDENTVWGQLTILELKLLICLALQRFEEAHDLVGAFLQYNENTLERGLFYQALNVVLEVVLDDELELDDFEANFRRMFGDEKMDAAMGSVDGSVRFFGLTPTSMKLEGLDRHQRRIDSYRKLHVARAKRAAMAG from the coding sequence ATGGAAATCAAGGTTAACTTCCTCGACAAGCTTCGCCTCGAAGCGAAGTTCGACGACTTCACGGTCATCGCCGACCAGCCCATCCGCTACAAGGGCGACGGCTCGGCGCCGGGGCCGTTCGATTACTTTCTGGCGTCCTCCGCGCTGTGCGCGGCGTACTTCGTGAAGCTGTACTGCGACGCGCGCGACATTCCGACCGAGAACATCCGCCTGTCGCAGAACAACATCGTCGACCCGGAAAACCGTTACAAGCAGACGATCAAGATTCAGGTGGAGTTGCCGGCGGATATTTCGGCCAAGGATCGCACCGGCATTCTGCGATCGATCGACCGCTGCACGGTGAAACGGGCGGTGCAGGTGGGGCCGGATTTCGTGATTGAAGAGGTGGAAAGCCTCGACGCCGATGCGCAGGCCTTGCTGACGCTTCAACCCGATGCGGATGCGCGCACCTACATTGCCGGCAAGGATCTGCCGCTGGAGCAGACCATCGCCAACATGTCGGGCGTGCTGGCCGACCTGGGCATGAAGATCGAGATCGCCTCGTGGCGCAACATCGTGCCCAACGTGTGGTCGCTGCATGTACGCGATGCGCATTCGCCGATGTGTTACACCAACGGCAAGGGCTCCACCAAGGAGAGCGCGTTGGCCTCGGCCCTGGGCGAGTTCATCGAGCGGCTGGCCTGCAATCACTTCTACAACGATCAGTACTGGGGCGAGGACATCGCCAACGCGGCGTTTGTGCATTACCCGGAGGAGCGCTGGTTTGCGCCCGGCCCGGACGATGCGCTGCGAGATTGTCTAACTGAGGGTCTTCTCGACGAACACTGCCTGGCGATCTTTGATCCCGACGGCGAGCTGCGTGGATCGCATCTGGTCGACACCAACTCGGGCAACGTGGAGCGCGGCATTTGCGCGCTGCCGTATGTGCGCCAGTCGGACGGCGAGGTGGTGTATTTCCCGACCAACCTGATCGACAACCTGTATCTGAGCAATGGCATGAGCGCCGGCAACACGCTGGCCGAGGCGCAGGTGCAGTGCCTGTCGGAGATCTTCGAGCGCGCGGTGAAGCGCGAGATTCTGGAAGGGGAGATCGCGCTGCCGGATGTGCCGCCCGAGGTGCTGGCCAAATACCCCGGCATTCAGGCCGGCATCGACGCCCTGGAGAAGCAGGGCTTTCCGGTGCTGGTGAAGGATGCGTCGCTGGGCGGGCAATACCCGGTGATGTGCGTGACGCTGATGAACCCGCGCACGGGCGGCGTGTTTGCGTCGTTCGGCGCGCACCCGAGCCTTGAGGTGGCGCTGGAGCGCAGCCTCACCGAACTGCTTCAGGGCCGCAGCTTCGAAGGGCTGAACGACCTGCCGCGGCCCACCTTCGAGAGCAACGCGGTCACCGAGCCCAACAACTTCGTCGAGCACTTCATCGATTCCAGCGGCGTGGTGTCGTGGCGCTTCTTCAGTGCCAGGGCGGATTACGCGTTCGTGGAGTGGGATTTCTCCGGCCAGGGTGAGAACAGCAATACGGAAGAAGCCGCCACGCTGTTCGGCATCCTCGAAGCGCTGGGCACGGAAGTGTACGTGGCGGTGTACGACACGCTGGGCGCCACGGCCTGCCGCATTCTGGTGCCGGGCTATTCCGAGGTGTATCCGGTCGAAGACCTGAGCTGGGACAACACCAACAAGGCGCTGTTGTTCCGCGAAGACATCCTGAACCTGCACCGCCTGAGTGATGCGGCGCTGGAAGCCCTGCTGGAGCGCCTGGAAGAAGCCGAGCTGGATGATTACACCGACATCATCACGCTGATCGGCATCGACTTCGACGAGAACACGGTGTGGGGCCAGTTGACGATTCTGGAGCTGAAGCTGCTGATCTGCCTCGCCCTGCAGAGGTTCGAAGAAGCCCACGACCTGGTGGGTGCCTTCCTGCAGTACAACGAAAACACGCTCGAACGCGGCCTGTTCTACCAGGCCCTGAATGTGGTGCTGGAGGTCGTGCTGGACGACGAGCTGGAACTGGACGACTTTGAAGCCAACTTCCGCCGCATGTTCGGCGACGAGAAGATGGATGCCGCGATGGGCTCGGTCGACGGCAGCGTGCGCTTCTTCGGCCTGACGCCCACCAGCATGAAACTGGAAGGGCTGGACCGGCACCAGCGCCGCATCGACAGCTACAGGAAACTGCACGTAGCAAGAGCGAAGCGTGCGGCCATGGCCGGCTAG
- the acdA gene encoding 3-sulfinopropanoyl-CoA desulfinase, with product MTTLTPDQLDLQARARELAQGCFATTAAATDRTEEYPWANIVRLRDAGFVGMTLPRALGGQGRSYLDAVIVVEEMAKACATMGRITVETNMGAIGAIVRYGSDEQAKLAAALVLEGDKPAICITEPNAGSAASQMSTRADRKGDHYILNGEKYWITGGGVSRLHLIFARVFDDGVEQGIGAFICVRDGDKPEGLVVGRRLYAMGVRGIPETYLEFRDLAVHKSMMVVPPGGLKRGFASLMTAYNAQRVGAGTVALGIAQGAFEEGVEYLKRREQFGRPIAEFQGLQWMVADMSTQLEAARLMLHDAATSGEEFPDLDRAARAKLFAAETANKVTNDALQFFGSSGYGRDQPMERHVRDARMFTIAGGTAQILRTQIASRVLGMKLPQTRDGYLKLAGEDKG from the coding sequence ATGACCACCCTGACCCCCGACCAGCTCGACCTGCAGGCACGCGCACGCGAACTTGCCCAGGGCTGCTTTGCAACCACCGCGGCCGCGACCGACCGGACCGAGGAATACCCCTGGGCCAACATCGTCCGGCTGCGCGACGCGGGCTTCGTCGGCATGACGCTGCCGCGCGCGCTCGGCGGACAGGGCCGTTCGTATCTGGACGCGGTGATCGTGGTCGAGGAAATGGCCAAGGCCTGCGCGACGATGGGCCGCATCACGGTCGAGACCAACATGGGGGCAATCGGCGCCATCGTGCGTTACGGCAGCGACGAGCAGGCCAAACTCGCCGCCGCGCTGGTGCTCGAAGGCGACAAGCCGGCGATCTGCATCACCGAACCCAATGCCGGCAGCGCGGCGAGCCAGATGAGCACCCGCGCCGACCGCAAGGGAGATCACTACATCCTCAACGGCGAGAAATACTGGATCACCGGCGGTGGCGTGTCGCGCCTGCATCTGATCTTCGCGCGCGTGTTCGATGACGGCGTGGAACAGGGCATCGGCGCCTTCATCTGCGTGCGCGACGGCGACAAGCCCGAAGGCCTGGTCGTGGGCCGGCGCCTCTACGCGATGGGCGTGCGCGGCATTCCCGAGACCTACCTCGAATTCCGCGATCTGGCGGTGCACAAGTCGATGATGGTGGTGCCGCCCGGCGGCCTCAAGCGCGGCTTCGCCTCCCTGATGACGGCCTACAACGCGCAGCGCGTCGGGGCCGGCACGGTGGCGCTGGGCATCGCCCAGGGGGCTTTCGAGGAAGGCGTGGAATACCTCAAGCGGCGCGAGCAGTTCGGCCGCCCCATCGCCGAATTCCAGGGCCTGCAGTGGATGGTGGCCGACATGTCGACGCAGCTCGAAGCCGCACGCCTGATGCTGCACGACGCCGCGACCAGCGGCGAAGAGTTTCCCGATCTGGACCGCGCCGCGCGCGCCAAGCTGTTCGCCGCCGAAACCGCCAACAAGGTCACCAACGACGCCCTGCAGTTCTTCGGCTCGAGCGGCTACGGCCGCGACCAGCCGATGGAGCGCCACGTGCGCGACGCGCGCATGTTCACCATCGCCGGCGGCACGGCGCAGATCCTGCGCACGCAGATCGCCTCGCGCGTGCTCGGCATGAAATTGCCGCAAACGCGCGACGGCTATCTGAAGCTGGCTGGCGAAGACAAGGGTTGA
- a CDS encoding DUF2235 domain-containing protein codes for MMANLVVCADGTWNRPEENLDEDHPTNVLRLARAVSPLADGVKQHVFYDWGLGSYHDSAIAGATGRGIHKNILDGYRYIVQNYDEDDRIFLFGFSRGAYTVRALCGLINNCGIVRRPDARLIAQAWHIYKNPKVDFHPSGKVAVKFRDDHSHASRAVHFVGVWDTVGALGIPVSLMGWFDGHDEFYDTKMGANVAFARHALSIDEKRRDFEPTIWTPRPEVDLKQMWFAGVHSDVGGSYPPDKDNGCIAADVPLGWMLDEAEAAGLATEAYLRASLTDGVRGCTHNSRRHVHRFKRPRERELIVPDKPTRIHPSVRVRYEADAGYRPPQLKKLVEEQGWDALDVAT; via the coding sequence ATGATGGCGAATCTGGTGGTGTGCGCGGACGGCACCTGGAACCGTCCGGAAGAGAATCTGGACGAGGATCATCCGACCAACGTGTTGCGCCTGGCGCGGGCGGTCAGCCCGCTGGCCGATGGCGTAAAGCAGCACGTGTTCTACGACTGGGGGCTGGGCTCGTATCACGACAGCGCGATTGCTGGCGCGACGGGGCGCGGCATCCACAAGAACATCCTCGACGGTTACCGCTACATCGTGCAGAACTACGACGAGGACGACCGCATCTTCCTGTTCGGCTTCAGCCGTGGCGCATACACGGTGCGGGCGCTGTGCGGGCTGATCAACAACTGCGGCATCGTGCGCCGGCCCGATGCGCGGCTGATCGCTCAGGCCTGGCACATCTACAAGAATCCGAAGGTGGATTTCCACCCCAGCGGCAAGGTCGCGGTGAAGTTTCGTGACGACCACAGCCATGCGTCGCGGGCGGTGCATTTTGTCGGCGTGTGGGACACGGTCGGGGCGCTGGGCATTCCGGTGTCGCTGATGGGCTGGTTCGACGGCCACGACGAGTTCTACGACACCAAGATGGGTGCGAACGTGGCGTTCGCACGCCATGCGCTGTCCATCGACGAGAAGCGTCGGGACTTCGAGCCGACGATCTGGACGCCGCGGCCAGAGGTCGACCTGAAGCAGATGTGGTTTGCCGGCGTGCACTCGGACGTGGGCGGCTCCTATCCGCCGGACAAGGACAACGGCTGCATCGCCGCCGACGTGCCGCTGGGCTGGATGCTGGACGAGGCGGAAGCTGCCGGACTGGCGACCGAGGCCTATCTGCGCGCGTCGCTTACCGACGGGGTGCGCGGCTGCACGCACAACTCCCGCCGCCACGTGCATCGCTTCAAGCGCCCGCGCGAGCGCGAGCTGATCGTTCCCGACAAGCCGACACGCATCCACCCGAGCGTGCGCGTGCGTTACGAGGCGGATGCGGGCTATCGCCCGCCCCAGTTGAAGAAGCTCGTGGAAGAGCAGGGTTGGGACGCGCTCGACGTCGCCACCTGA
- a CDS encoding LLM class oxidoreductase yields MSTSPEWRRKLRKILIGENDADRLGRKRFKPPKRGFPPFGRKHDDAPPAPYVPPDTPGFRRMFARDRLTLGLFFAIDNYDGDTPDMSRQVELARRADELGYAALWTRDVPLRDPSFGDVGQIYDPWVWLGLITGATRDITLATGSIVFPLNHPITLAKAAASVDNLSGGRLFLGIASGDRAVEFPAFGQEIERRGELFRESLAYFNRLIGESFPRIDSPLGKLANADLIPKPLHGRIPIGITGHCRQDPEWIAANCDAWIMYSNDPTTQQIVMSTWRDAVSASGADFKPFAQPLHIDLAEDPDERPAPQRSGFRLGRNLLIELLERYRATGVNHVALNFKRGRRPAAEVMEEIAQEVLPHFPSHDPSSRD; encoded by the coding sequence TTGTCTACATCACCCGAGTGGCGCCGCAAGCTGCGCAAGATCCTCATCGGCGAGAACGACGCCGACCGCCTCGGCCGCAAGCGCTTCAAACCGCCCAAACGCGGCTTCCCGCCGTTCGGCCGCAAGCACGACGATGCGCCGCCGGCGCCCTATGTGCCGCCGGACACGCCGGGATTCCGGCGCATGTTCGCGCGTGACCGGCTCACGCTGGGCCTGTTCTTCGCGATCGACAACTACGACGGCGACACCCCGGACATGAGCCGCCAGGTGGAGCTGGCCCGCCGCGCCGACGAGTTGGGCTACGCCGCGCTGTGGACGCGCGACGTGCCGCTGCGCGACCCGAGCTTCGGCGATGTCGGACAGATCTACGACCCCTGGGTGTGGCTGGGCCTGATCACGGGCGCGACGCGCGACATCACGCTGGCCACCGGCTCCATCGTGTTTCCGCTCAACCACCCGATCACGCTCGCCAAGGCCGCCGCCTCGGTGGACAACCTGTCGGGCGGGCGGCTGTTCCTGGGCATCGCCTCGGGCGACCGCGCGGTGGAGTTTCCCGCCTTCGGGCAGGAGATCGAGCGTCGCGGCGAACTCTTCCGCGAGTCGCTGGCGTATTTCAACCGGCTCATCGGCGAATCCTTCCCGCGCATCGACTCGCCGCTGGGCAAGCTCGCGAATGCCGACCTGATCCCCAAACCGCTTCACGGGCGCATCCCGATCGGCATTACCGGCCACTGCCGGCAGGACCCGGAATGGATCGCGGCCAACTGCGACGCATGGATCATGTATTCCAACGACCCGACCACGCAGCAGATCGTGATGAGCACGTGGCGCGATGCGGTCTCCGCGAGCGGTGCCGACTTCAAGCCCTTCGCCCAGCCCTTGCACATCGATCTGGCCGAAGACCCGGACGAGCGCCCCGCCCCGCAGCGCTCGGGCTTTCGCCTCGGACGCAACCTGCTGATCGAATTGCTGGAGCGATACCGTGCGACCGGCGTCAACCACGTCGCGCTCAACTTCAAGCGCGGCCGCCGCCCCGCGGCCGAGGTCATGGAAGAGATCGCACAGGAAGTGCTGCCGCACTTTCCCAGCCACGATCCGTCCTCGCGCGACTGA
- a CDS encoding alkene reductase, whose product MTTLFDPIRIGDIELPNRIVMAPLTRNRSRGTVPDEMTVEYYRQRAGAGLIITEATQISPMGQGYLDTPGIHSAEQVMAWKKVTEAVHAAGGRIVMQLWHVGRISHSSLLPDGAQPVSSTNRRPNAKTFTRDGFVDTSTPRALADDEIPALIEDYRRAARNAIEAGFDGVEVHAANTYLLEQFLRDSANDRSGPYGGSIENRARLLVEVMRAVCDEIGAARVGVRLSPVTTFNDTPRDSDPQALYGHVVRALAPLGLAYIHVIEGETGGAREPEDCDPPFDYEALREAFPGAWMVNNGYDRALAMQAVATGDADLVAFGVPFIANPDLVRRLYENAPLNEPDPSTFYGGGPEGYIDYPFLEDRVTE is encoded by the coding sequence ATGACGACGCTGTTCGACCCCATTCGCATCGGCGACATCGAGTTGCCCAACCGCATCGTGATGGCGCCGCTGACGCGCAACCGCTCGCGCGGCACCGTGCCCGACGAGATGACCGTCGAGTACTACCGCCAGCGCGCCGGCGCCGGGCTGATCATCACCGAGGCCACGCAGATCAGCCCGATGGGGCAGGGTTATCTGGATACGCCGGGTATCCACAGCGCCGAGCAGGTGATGGCGTGGAAGAAGGTCACCGAGGCGGTGCATGCGGCGGGCGGGCGCATCGTCATGCAGCTGTGGCACGTCGGACGCATCTCGCACAGCTCGCTGTTGCCCGATGGCGCGCAGCCGGTGTCGTCCACCAACCGCCGTCCCAACGCCAAGACCTTCACGCGTGACGGTTTCGTCGACACCTCCACGCCGCGTGCGCTCGCCGACGACGAGATTCCGGCGCTGATCGAGGATTACCGTCGCGCCGCGCGCAACGCCATCGAGGCCGGTTTCGACGGCGTCGAGGTGCATGCGGCCAACACCTATCTGCTCGAACAGTTCCTGCGCGACAGCGCGAACGACCGCAGCGGCCCCTACGGCGGCAGCATCGAGAACCGCGCGCGGCTGCTCGTCGAGGTCATGCGGGCGGTATGCGACGAGATCGGCGCGGCGCGCGTGGGCGTGCGCCTGAGTCCGGTCACCACCTTCAACGACACGCCGCGCGACAGCGACCCGCAGGCGCTCTATGGCCACGTGGTGCGCGCACTCGCGCCGCTCGGCCTGGCCTACATCCACGTCATCGAGGGCGAAACCGGTGGTGCGCGCGAGCCCGAGGACTGCGATCCGCCCTTCGACTACGAGGCATTGCGCGAGGCCTTCCCGGGCGCGTGGATGGTCAACAACGGCTACGACCGCGCCCTGGCCATGCAGGCCGTAGCCACCGGCGACGCCGATCTGGTGGCCTTCGGCGTGCCCTTCATCGCCAACCCGGATCTGGTGCGTCGGCTGTACGAGAACGCGCCGCTCAACGAGCCCGATCCGTCGACTTTCTACGGTGGCGGCCCCGAGGGCTACATCGACTATCCGTTTCTCGAGGACCGTGTGACGGAGTAA
- a CDS encoding ATP-grasp domain-containing protein: MEKNPEKGYVALLGWSLNAIDALERFDRRYVVVAPPWAEEYCTQHEIPYMSWDFERINDRSMEIAQKLKEEGVDVAIPLFEETVEWAGAINSVLMDNPRLFGQSILFRDKALMKRRAQLGGIRVGIFEEAHDKSDVVRFLKRVNQTLLKLDGDPNDPIHLKAFDKAGCLGHRVIRTPDEIDAIPDEEFPVLMESHLDGWEFAVEAWVHNGKIRFLNISEYVTLGYSVFVPATPELEKLRPLVEKQIEKLIKTFDIEFGFIHPEYFVTSDNEMYLGEVAYRPPGFKVFELLERAYGFNAYQGLVLAFDPKTTEEEITAFFPREVVDAKGHAGCFGVYPRRRVVSKLEIPAETEEHPYFESHELTAPLEEIVTKRTAFGTHWGLVYFFGEDPYTLRDLLKHQEELDYYV; this comes from the coding sequence ATGGAAAAGAATCCCGAAAAAGGCTATGTGGCCCTGCTGGGCTGGAGTCTGAACGCCATCGACGCGCTCGAGCGCTTCGACCGGCGCTATGTCGTGGTCGCGCCGCCGTGGGCGGAGGAATACTGCACGCAGCACGAAATCCCCTACATGTCGTGGGATTTCGAACGCATCAACGATCGCTCGATGGAGATCGCGCAGAAGCTCAAGGAGGAAGGCGTGGATGTCGCCATCCCGCTGTTCGAGGAAACCGTGGAGTGGGCCGGCGCGATCAACTCGGTGCTGATGGACAACCCGCGCCTGTTCGGCCAGTCCATCCTGTTCCGCGACAAGGCGCTGATGAAGCGCCGCGCACAGCTCGGCGGCATCCGTGTGGGCATCTTCGAGGAAGCGCACGACAAGAGCGACGTGGTGCGTTTTCTCAAGCGCGTCAACCAGACCCTGCTCAAGCTCGACGGCGACCCCAACGACCCGATTCACCTCAAGGCCTTCGACAAGGCCGGCTGCTTGGGGCACCGCGTGATCCGCACGCCCGACGAGATCGACGCCATCCCCGACGAGGAATTTCCGGTGCTGATGGAAAGCCACCTCGACGGCTGGGAGTTCGCGGTCGAAGCCTGGGTGCACAACGGCAAGATCCGCTTTCTCAACATCTCGGAGTACGTGACGCTGGGCTATTCGGTGTTCGTGCCCGCCACGCCCGAGCTGGAGAAGCTGCGTCCGCTGGTCGAGAAGCAGATCGAGAAGCTCATCAAGACCTTCGACATCGAGTTCGGCTTCATCCACCCGGAGTACTTCGTCACCAGCGACAACGAGATGTATCTGGGCGAGGTCGCCTATCGTCCGCCCGGCTTCAAGGTGTTCGAACTGCTCGAGCGCGCCTACGGCTTCAACGCCTATCAGGGCCTGGTGCTGGCCTTCGACCCCAAGACCACCGAGGAAGAGATCACCGCCTTCTTCCCGCGCGAGGTGGTCGATGCCAAGGGCCATGCGGGCTGCTTCGGCGTGTACCCGCGCCGCCGCGTGGTGAGCAAGCTGGAAATCCCGGCCGAGACCGAGGAGCATCCGTACTTCGAGTCGCACGAACTGACCGCGCCGCTGGAGGAAATCGTCACCAAGCGCACGGCCTTCGGCACGCACTGGGGTCTGGTGTACTTCTTCGGCGAGGACCCGTACACGTTGCGTGACCTGCTCAAGCATCAGGAGGAACTGGACTACTACGTCTGA